Below is a genomic region from Granulicella sp. L56.
TCCCAACGCAAGCAGCGCGAAGACGTCGGCTTCGCCCAGCGGAGGCTCTGACCTGTATGTTGGCTTGAGGTTGGTCATAGTTCCGTGCAGGCCGACTGTGATGTCGTAGTTTTCAACCTGTGCGGTAGCGTCGAGGTCGATGATGGGATCGATGCGCACCGGGTTCGTGAAGTAGATATCGCCGCGTTGCAATTGATACTTCGTGCCGGCAAAGGTTGCGCTGCCATCGGTGATCTGAATACGGCCCAGAACGGAGGGCGTCGCTACCGTTCCGCGAATCGTCAGGTCCACGGTTCCGGCGAGTTTGGCATACGAGTTCTGAAAATCGAGTTGAGGCGAACTGGTGATTCGCACGTCGAGGCGAATCTTGTTGGAGAGAGCATTAGGATCGGGCGGCGCACTGATTCCGCCAGTCGAAGAGAATGCCGCCAAATCGATATCGGCCCCGATGCCGAACCTGGTGAGCAGCACTGTACCAGTTAACTGTGCGCTGTCTGAAGAACCTTGCAGTCTCAATTTCGTGGTCGCCGTCGCGCTTAAGCCATAGAGCCGTACTCGGACGACATCGCCGGTCGCGGTGAGATCGGCGAAGAGGCCGTTGCGGTAACGGATGTAGCCACCAATCTTCAACTGGCCGCCGCCAGTGGTTGCCGTCAGGCTCTGCACCTGCAATCGGTCTTCATTGAAGACGAGCGTGCCATTCATTTTGTTGAGGCCATTCGGGATTCCGTCCATGGCCACGTTCACATCGTCGAACTGCACCTTGCCGGTAAGCGAAGGATTCTTTACCTGCCCGCCCGCCGCAACGGTGAATTCGACCTTGCCGCTGGTGATCAGGTCAGGACGGAAGGTATGCAGCAGCGCCATGCTGATGTTTCCGCTTCCCTTTACGTTCAGTTTGCCGCCCTTCGGATCGGTCGAGCCAAATAGCTGGGCCGTTCCGCTGAGCTGGAGATTCGTATCCTGTCCGGTGATGTGAATCTGTTCCAATGTAGCGGTGCCATCTCGCAGACTGGCCTTCAAGGGTTCTGCCGCCTTCAGCTCAACTCCCTGCAGCTTCACGTCAACGGGATTGAACTCAGCGGTTCCGCTGAGTTCTTTCGGCGTTTTAAGCGGCCCGTTCACCGTGACGATACCGTTGATGGCCGACTGCGCCTTCACCGCACTGGAGCCAAACATCGCCAATGGCTTGCCGATGTCGAGACCGGTGAGCGTCAATTTTGCCTGGGTCTGATAGTCACCGGACAACTGTACCTGGCCGGTTGCATCCAGCTTCGCGCCTACCATCGTGGAGTTCGCCGTAAGATACATTGTCTGGCCCTGAGTGTGGGCTTCAGCAACGGCATCGCCCATCGGTTGCCCCTGGACGATGATGCCGTCAAGCTTCACATTGGCCTTCAGCCCCGGCTCCTTCAAGGTTCCATTCGCATCTGCGACGACACTCAGCGTAGCGTCGACATCGTGGCTTGCCTGCCGCACCGTATCAAACTTCGACAGCAGGAGATTCTGTCCTTCAATGTGGCCGTGCAGATGTTCCGTGCCCATGTCGTAGCCGCCGTTGCCGGCAACCTGCATTCCATGAAGCTTCAACTGAACATCAGTCACTTCCACATCCTGTCCATGTGCGGTCAGATCAGCTACCGCGGAATCGTACGGCTCCCCATAGGCGACGCCCTTCGTTAGGGAGAGATGTCCGCTGCCATTCAGGTCCTTCAATGTTCCCAATACATGCGCTTCTGCCGCAACGGTTCCCGTCACTGGAACATTTTGCTGCTGCCCCATAATCTGAAGCAGGTCCGCCATCTGCGCATCGGCCAATTGCAGCTTCGCATTGATAGACATACCCTCGTCCCACTCGTAGGTGATGGCGCCGCGATGGGAGACTGCCTTCCTTGGCTCCAGATCGCCCGACACATTCAACACAGCGGTTCCGCGCTTGAGGGTGGAGTTCGCCACCAGTATCCCCGAGTTGGGCGAATACTCGGCATCGGTGACCAGCGAATCGATCAGCGCATCGGTTGTGCCGATCTTCGCCTCAATATTCTCAGCTTGCAGATGGCCCTTCACATCAAGGTCGCGAATCGCACCGCGCGCTGTTCCATTGAACTGAAGCGCACCGTGCAGGACGACAGGAATAGCGGCTGCGCCCTTCTTCCCATCGCCCTCCAGCCCCAGCGTCAGCAGCAGCTGGTTATACTCGTCGAGATCGCGCACGGTCATGTCTACGCGCAATGCCGTCAACGGATCGCCTTCATTGACCCCAAGTACGCCACTCCCATCGATGTTCGATTGCGGCGTCTGTATCGTCACACTCTGAATCTGAACCGTCTCGTTGCTTCCTGAATAGTGTGCCTGCGCCTGTCCGGTTACAGGAACATCGGAGAGCGCACCTCTACGATGAATGCCGGTCGGCGAAAATTTCAGAGTGCCATCCGCTACAAACGTGTCGGCAATATCTTTTGCCGGACCGCCCCATTCCATCTTGACAGGGCCGCTCACCGCTGTATCGAAACCCAGATCGCCGTAGTTCTCCGGCGCCGTAATATCCAAGATGGTTCGCAGCGGAATCCTATTGACGGTCGCAGTCAGATAGGCATGGGCACTGACTACTGGCGGCACCGTCATTCTTCCTGTAATGGGAGCCTTCGCACCAATCGCCTTCGCCGTCGTGTTCGCTGTGGTGACAGCAGCCTTCATCGTCGGCGAAACAGCGGGCGCATCCGCGGGAACTTCGCCCAGCCAGTTGGAGATACGCAGCTCTCCCGACGCGCTTCCGCCGCCAGGCAGGTATCCCGTCAGCGCAGTCAGCAATAACTCTGTCGGCGTAATGTGCAACTGCGAGCTACCGTCGACATCGTGCAGGCGGACAAACTCATCGCGATAGGCTGCCTTATGGATCCTGGCGGAGCCCACCAGCAGATATCCAGCCGCGCAATCAGGATCTGGCGGCAGAACTTTGGTGCTCGGCTTCGCGCTCGACTTGGGATGTAGCCGCTGCCAGAACCTGGGATGTTTCTGAGCAACCACAGGCGAGGTATTGCAACTGTGGCCCTTCAAATCGAGGTCCACCGTGCCCGCCTTTAAGCCATCCACCCCGCTCAGTAACGCGATCTGCCTTATCTCCAGCGTTCCTTCCACGCTCGCCTGCCAATCCGGATGCGCAAAGTTCTGAAGGCTCGCACTCGCCTTCAGGTTCGACGCCGTCCCCGTATGCAGAACAAGACTTTTCAGCTCGGCTACATTGCGGCCAACCTCGGCCTCGACATGCAGCGTCGAGTCCGCCTCTGGCTCGCTGCCCAACTTCGTCCGCAGATCCTTGAGATCGACCGTTGCGCCATAGTGATCACTCGACGAGATGTAGCGAACTTCCGCATCCAGATCGCGTGCAGCCATATCAAACGGAATCGCGCGATCGTTCAACAGGAAGACACCGTCCGCCAACTCAATCTGCTTTGCCTTCAGATCGAGAAGAGTGTCCATCACAGGTTCTTTACTTGTGCTTGGATGTTTCGGTACAGGCTGGTTGGTCTTCCCATTCTTGTCGATCATGAGATGGACCTGTGGATGGTCTACGCGCAGAAAGTTCAGGCTGATGTGCGATGCGATACCGGTTCCCGCTACATGAGAAAAGAAGCTGAAGATCTTTACCCGCACCTGTATCTTGTCCGCGGAGAGATAAGGCGCTTCTCCTGGGCCTTCAAGACCATGGATAACCAGTCCATCCGCTTCAATCGCCAGATGCCACAGCCTGAAGCTGATGCTCTTCAACTCGACGCGGCCGCCCGTCGCATCCTCCAGCACATTCACAACGGCCTTGCTCACCCGCTGATTGAAGTCCGGCGTCGTCGAATACCAGGAGAATACCGCAACGAGCACAAGCAGCAGAACGCTGAATCCGGCAAAGATCCAAGCGATGATATGCGCGACTCTTCCGCCGAGGGAGCGCTTTACGCTGGCAAGCTTCTTTTCAAGCTTTTCCTCAATCCTGTCCGGCAGCGGTCTCTTCTCTGCGTCGCTCACGGCGCCCCCTCACCGGGCCTTATGATGCGCACCCGCCCCTGCGCCCGCAACGATGTCAGCCAGTCTCGCAACAGATTGCCGACCTGCTGCTGCAACAATACCTCTTCAATTCGCGGAGAGATCGTCTCCAGCTTTGGCGGAGTTACGTGCCGCTCCGCATACTCAGGCAACATCGTTTTTTCGTAGTAGTTTTTGATGTCATCGTCCGAGATTTGAATACCGTTGCGAAACCTCACCTCGATAAACCGTAGTAGCTCCATGCGCTCGCGCCATCGTTTGCGGAACTCTTCGACGGTGAAGCCGTGAGCACCGATATATTTTTCCCAACCCGCGTCGGTCTCACAGTGATATTGCTTGCACTCAGGAATATCCTTACGCAAGGTTAGGAGCTGAGCGTCGAGTTCCTTGTCCGAGACCGACGTCTCAGGCTCCAGTTCCGCCTGCTGCAGGATCAGTATTCGATCGATAAGCCGCCTCACGGTAAGTTCTCGGGAGTGGTTCTCATCGGCTGTCCGATAGGGTTGAATCTCCTCGAAACGCATCTCTTCATCAACATCGCTCTCAAGGATCAGATCACCGTTTGCCACCGCGACAACACGGTCCAGCACAGTTCCCTGCGCCACGCCAGGCGAAGCGGAAGGAGATTCAGGAGACACCGCGGTTTTCTGGGCCTCAAGCGCCGGCACGTACAGCAGTGCAGTCATCACAACCAGCATTACACCGCCCCGCTGCCACCACATGCTCGCATTGTGTTTTTTCGAATGCATTCTAGAAGCTCTGCCCAATGCTGAAGAAAAAGTTGAAATGGCCCGCATGGCCGACATGCGGAGGATTGTTATTGAAGTCGGCGATCACCGGATAGACAGGAGGATCGAGGTTATAGCTGAAGTCCACGCGAATTGGCCCAACGGGAGTCTTATAACGCGCGCCAACTCCCACAGCATGAGAAAAATAGTTAAAGCTGCACGTCCCTACATTCGACGACACATCCGAACAGGTCCGATTATTCGGCTGGTGAAACCGCAGGAAGCTGGGGAACATGTCGTTGGCATTCTGAAATACGTTTCCCATATCGTGAAACAAAACGAAACTGACGCTGTTGCCGACATAAGGCAACGTCGGTGGCGGAAGACGCAGCTCGAACGAGTTTACGAACACCGCTTTTCCGCCTACCGGGAAACCCGTCTGCAGGTCTCTCGGGCCCGCCGCATTGATTCCAAAACCGCGGTGCGAAGAGGCTCCGCCGGCATACAAACGCTCGGGCAATGGCACGGCATCGCAACTGGGGTTCGTTGTCAGTAGATCGCCCTGGCATACGGGACTGCCGGAGTTTGGGTTCTCACCGGATGCTTGTTCATAGCCGATACGTGTGCTCCGCGCCAGAACGTACTTTTGCTTGCCAAACTCGTAATAGGTCGAGTTCGTTCCATCGAGCTTATAGAAATCGGTCTGCGAACCGAACTTCGCCGAGGCGAGAAACGCCTGAATGGTGGTATACGATCCCTTCACGGCATCGAGCGGACTGGGCGAACGCGTGTCATGGAACCATGTAATGGCAGGCCCACCCACGCGAACAGGTTGTGAAAGCAATGGGATCAAGTCCGCCGACACCTGCAGGCTGTTCGGGTCGACCTTGACCCTGCGGTATTGAAAGTCATAGATAAACGTATCGGCGCGCTTCAACTTCTCGGTCACACGAAAGTCGCCCTGTAAGGTGGAAGAAGCAAACGTGGTGATGTCCTGCACATTGGAATATCCGCCCGAAACACTCGCAGAAAAATTCTTCGCTCCGAACAGATGCGGGTTCTGAAAGGTCAACGTCGCAATCTCCTCCAGCAATCCATAGGACCCATGCAGGGTCACCGAGTCCTCTGATCCGCGAAGGTTGATCCTCGACACATCGATTGAAACCCGTGGGCTAATTCCCGCCTTGCCGTCTTGCGAGAAGTTGTTGCACTGGTCGAGCGGTATCCCCAACTGAATGCACGAGGCCTCCGAAATCATGCCTCGGCTCGGCGTTCCCGTTTGCGCCTCAAACCCGAACCCATAGGTCACGTTCCACCGCTTTGCCTCGGTCAACTGCACCAGCACATTCTTTGTCGGCGCATCGCCGGAAGGATTCTGCACTGCCGTCACAACCTCGTTGAAGAGCGCCATGTTGTACAGATTTCGCTGCGTCTGCAGCAGCGCACTCTGGTCGAGTGGATCGCCGGGGTGCACCAGGATGCTCTTTTCTACTACCTTCGGCTTCGTCTTTTCGATTCCTGACAACAACACATGGTTGATAAAAACCTGCGGGCCCTCGGTCACGTTCAGCACAACGTTTACCTTATTGGCGTCAGCCGTATTGTCCTGCTTGACCTCGATCCTCGCCTGATCGAAGCCGTGGCTCAGGTAATACCCCAGTACCGCGTCGCGGTCGCCCGACAGCGTGACCAGCGAAAAGGGCTGGCCCTGCTGAGAATTCATCGAGCCCTTTAATTCTGTCATCCGGCTGGGATCGACGCCGGCCAGATCGATGCTGCCAAACTTCTGCTGCCGTCCTTCGACAACCGTATAGGTCACCCGAATCTGCGCCGCCTTTAGAGGCTTGCCATTCGCCGCGTCATCGATATCCTGCACATCTGTTGTCACCTTCGCCTGATCAAACCCGTTGGCGCGATACAGCGATTCAATCGAGTTGACATCTCCCGTCACCAGCGAAGGGCTATACCTGCCGCTGCGCTGGTAAGCGTTGGACTTCTGCACCTGCATCCTCTCTCGCAACAGGTCGGTCGAGAAGTATTTGTTGCCCTTGATGTTCACCGCAACGACCTTGTGCTTCACTCCACGGTCGACCGTGAACACCACCCGCTCTGACGGCGTGTCCTGCCCGATCATGCGGACTTTTACGCTTGCGTCGAAATATCCGCGTTGCTGCAGGTAGTCGCGAATGTTGTAGACGCCCTCGTTCAGCAAATCGTTGTCGATGGTCCCTTCTTCATAGATCGGAACCAGCAGATGAAGACGGCTCTTCGATAACTTCACCCCTTCCACCTCGACCCTGACCACCGGCCCCTGGTTCGCGTGGAAGTTATAGTCAAGCTGCTTGCGCACCGGAATATAGCTCTGCTTCTGCAGCGTCACGACAGCTTCCAAGTGGTCCTTCTTCTGATATTGAGACCGCAGCCGCGTCAGTGCGTTGCTGGTCGTGTCGCGATTGACCTTTTTCCCGGTCTTCAATCTTCCAGTCTTCTTGAACTGCTCCAGAGTCAGTCCAGGATCGGGACCTTCCATCTCCACCTGCCCGATGCGCGCCTGCGGGCCTACGTCAACCGTGTAGGTCACATTCACCTGTTCTCCAGACTCATCGGTCACGGACTTCACAGAGACTTTCGGCTGGTAATAGCCCTGCTGCTGCAGTGTCTCAGCAATCCCATCCGTTCCGTCCTGCACCGCCGACCGGGTCAGCGCGGTTCCCGGATTGAGCTTGGTCGCATACTCCAGCAGCGAAGAGAGCCGTTCGCTCTTGACTCCTACAATTGTCACCCGGCCAACGTAATAACGAGCTGACCCGGCAAAGATGAGCGTTACCTCGTTACCGTGCCGGATGCCTCGCACCTCGACATCGCGATATCGACCGCTGGCAAATAACCTCCGTATACTCTGGCGAACCTTCTGCGGATCGAACGGTTCACCTGCCTTCTGCGCAAGCTGGCCTGGCAGCTTATCGGTTGCGTCGAAGGTCACGCCCTCAAACTCAATCTTGCCGACCTGCAACCCCTTCCATTGCCACACCGTCGTCGAAAGTCCCGGACCGATATCGGCAAGCGAAGAGTTGATGCGCTGCTGCGCCTGCTCCGGCGTCTCCGTCTTAGAAGCCTGTGGCACAGCTAGCGGGTTGATCACCGCCGAGGGTGCCTGCACTCCATCGGTAGTCGAAGGGATCGGTGCAGGCTCGGGAATGTCCTGCGCGAAAGCAAGCCCGCATAGCAGTACAAAAGCTCCAACGCATCGAGCGGCAATAGCGCACACTGCACCTCCTCTCCGTCGAATCAACACCCCACATCCTCTCTTAAGCCAAAACGACAAACTGACCCGCTATTTCCTGTTTTTCTCTCAATGAGAACAATACCGAATACTCTGCCGGAACAACCTAAAGACTTGCCATTGAACAGGGTTGGATGCCAAAAACTCCTGCAATGTCGGCCAGCGCCGCTCAACCATCCACGCATTCCCTATACTACGAAAGAGCACGCTGTTTTAGCGTGCAACGCTTCGATCATGCCCGAAACTTCCCTTCAGACCGTTGCCCCCCTTCCCTCACCTTCGGCCATCTCCGACGAAGATCGCTATTCCCGCCAGATCCTCTTTCCCGGCATCGGCGCAGCAGGACAGCACAAGCTCGCCTCGGCACATGTTGCCGTCATAGGCGTGGGAGCCACCGGGGCAGCCTCCGCATCGCTGCTCGCCCGCGCCGGAGTAGGTTCACTCACGCTCATCGACCGCGATTTCGTCGAGCCATCGAACCTCCAGCGCCAGGTGCTCTTCGACGAGGCCGACGCGCTCCAATCATTGCCCAAAGCCGAAGCCGCTCGCCGCAAGATCGCGCTCTTCAACTCAGGCGTCTTCGTCCATGCTCACATCGCCGACCTGGTGCCTGCCAATATCGCCGAACTCCTTGGCCCCGCCGACCTCATTCTCGACGCCACCGACAACTTCGAGACCCGTTATCTGCTCAACGACTACGCCGTTCAGCAATCGAAGCCGTGGATCTATGCCGCGGCCATCGGGGCCTACGCCGCAACCATGAACATCGTCCCCGGCAGTGCATCTCCTGATCCCACTGCCTGCCTTGCCTGCATCTTTCCCAAGCCTCCCACCGGCCCGGTCGAGACCTGCGACACCTCCGGCATTCTCGCTACCGCCGTCAATCTCGCGGCATCCATCCAGGTCACCGAAGCCCTGAAATTCCTAACCGGCCAGTCCCGCCTCATGCGCCGTTCTTTACTGTCCTTCGACCTGTGGACGAGCGAGCGCTCCGAGATCTCAACCAGTCACCCCAACCCAGACTGCGTCGTCTGCGGCCAGCGATCGTTCAGCCATCTCGCCGGCGAAGGCCGCCCTCATATCACGCTCTGCGGACGAAACTCCGTTCAAATCCACGAGCATCATCGCCCCATCGACTTCGCTGCCATGCGCGACCGTCTTGCGCCCCACGGACAAGTCCGCTTCAATGAGTTATTGCTCCGCTTCGAGCATGGCCCCCATACCCTCACCCTCTTCGCCGATGGCCGCGCCATCATCCAGGGCACAACCGACGTAACTCTTGCCCGCTCGCTCTATGCTCGCTTTATCGGGTCTTGAGGTTCTGGGTCAAAAGCTCACCAAACCCTTTGAATTCCGTCTCATTCAAGGATGCACACAACCTTTGACCCGAATTCTCCCTCAAACCTAGGAACCTCAAAAATCCTTACGTTTGCGATAAGCTTCAGGCAGGCGACAATGAAGCGATGCACAAACATGGAGTTTAACCCTCATGGAGCAACAAGGCCTACGAATGACTGAAACCAAGCCCGGGCCCAGCCTGTTCAAACGAAATCCGCCGATTGCCGGTGAAGCCGAGGCAATCGAGAGCGCGAAGGCGGGAGACGCTGAGGCGTTCTCCAAGCTCTACGCGCTGCACAAGCGCCGCGTCTACACCCTTTGCCTGCGTATGCTGGGCAATGTCTCCGAAGCAGAAGACATGACCCAGGAGGCATTCCTCCATCTCTTCCGCAAGATCGGCAGCTTTCGCGGCGAGTCGGCCTTCTCCACTTGGTTGCATCGCCTCACCGTCAACCTCGTCCTGATGCATCTGCGCAAAAAAGGCTTGAATCTCGTCTCTCTCGAAGAGACGATCAACCCTTCCGAAGACGACGCGCCAAAACGCGACTTCGGCAGCCGGGACCCACAGCTCGCCGGTTCGGTCGACCGTGTCGCTCTCGAGCGTGCCGTGGCCTCGTTACCGCCCGGCTACCGCATGGTATTCATTCTCCACGACGTCGAAGGCTTCGAGCATAATGAGATTGCCACCATGCTCGAATGCTCCACCGGAAACAGCAAATCTCAGCTACACAAGGCACGACTCAAGCTACGCGAACTGCTTCGTCAACCCGAACAGTCTATCCAGCAAGCGGGCCTCAAGGAGGCCGCTCAATGACTTCGCAGAATTCCAATTCAAAATCCCCTGCCACCATCTCCTGCGCCGACTTTCAGGAGCAGCTTCCCGATCTCTTCGCCTCCGGCGGCAATGGAACTCCGGAAGATCCCATTCTCGTCGATCACCTGAAGACCTGTGAAAACTGTTCGGCCCTCGTCCGGGACCTTCAATACATCGCCGATCAGGCCAGCCTTCTGCTGCAACCTACCCTCGAACCCAGCGACAACGTCTGGAAGAAGATTCAGGAAGGCATGGACTCAGACCGTATCCACGCTGACGCTCACCGCCCTAAATAACCATTCAGCCTAACCAGCACGGCCTTATTGATTTTGCTGTCAAGCCCCCGGAGGCACTGCTGCACTTCGTTTTTGACCACTAAATTACTGCAATCAATCAATTTATTCGTTCAAAAATAAATCCGGGCATACTGCAAATTAGTTTCGCTCCATTCGTTACACTAAAAAAGCATAAGAATTCTTCATATCAGGCCCAGCATTCGTGTTGGGCCTAAACCTTTTAAGACTATTTCCTCTCAGGTGTGGCTTCCTCTGCTTGTCACTCCCAAAGGGAAAGTAGCTCCCTTTTGTTTGTCATTCCCGAAGGGAATCTGCGTTTTGCTCGAATCACCAAAACTACATCTGGAGTAAACCATTTAGAATCAATATTCTACCCATAAGCTCCATCAATGCAATATTTTAGCGGAATAAATTTCGCTATATCACTGATTTTAGACATTTTATGCGTTTTAGGGGGTGGGGGGGGTGGGGTACCTCCCAAAGAGCCCACAGCTAGTTCTTGCAACCCTTCCATCGCCCGTGTATGGTGAATTCATCATGTCGAGCCGCTTCCAGCCCGTCTTTTTTAGCTTCCGCTACTGGCCCATTGCTGCGGCCCCGCGGAACTCTCGCATGACTCTCTGAACCAACAGACACCCTTCAGAGTCTTCGAACTTCCCGAGCCGCGATCCCCAAAGATCGCGGCTTTTGCATGTTCGCCACCCGAAACCAGCCCGAACTAAACTAGAGGAGAGGCCATGATCACCATCCAGACCACCAACCAACCAGACACGCCAACCGAAGCCGGAGTGAAGCCCCCCATCCCGCCGCATCTTCGACGCCTCGTCCTCACCGGATTCATGGGCGCGGGCAAGTCCACGATCGGCCGCGTTCTCGCCTCGCGTCTCGGCTGGACCTTCCTCGATCTCGACACGCACCTTGAGCAGCGCACCGGCGCCACCATTCCCCAGCTCTTCGAGCGCCACGGCGAAGCCCACTTCCGCCGCCTCGAATCCACCGCGCTGGCCTCCGCGCTAGGCCACTCCAATACGGTCCTCGCTCTCGGCGGCGGAACTCCCGAAGGCCTCACCAACCGTCTTCTGCTCGAACAGACCCCTGCGACCTTCACCATCTTCCTCGATGCCCCTTTCCCGGTCCTGTTCGACCGCTGCATGATGCAAGGCCTCTCCCGGCCTGTGCTGGCCGACCCGGATGCGGCACAACTCCGCTTCGCCACTCGCCACCCGCTCTACCTCCGCCTCGCCCACCTCACCATCGATACCGCCGCCATTACGCCGGAAGAGACTGTTGATTTCCTGATCGCCGCACTGAATCAAACTCCGCACTACCGCCTCTGAGCCGCTGCGCGCACACTATCTGCATCCAACTCTGTCAGCAACCCACAGGAGAATAGCGCTGTCCACCTCGATGCCCGACCTTAGCCCCGGCAACAAAGAATCCCGCAAAGCAGTACGCGGCCACATCCTCTTTGCTATCGCCGTCCTGCTTGCCCTCTACCTCGCATGGCATCTGCTTAAAGAGCTGGAGATCATTTACGTCAGCGCCCTCTTCGCGGTGGTGTTGACCCCGATCCTTACCCGTATCAGCAAACTCAATCTCCGCGGCTACCATCCCTCGCGCGTGGTTGCCCTCATCATCCTCATCGTCGGAGTCGCGCTCGCGCTCACCCTCTTCCTGACCTTCGGCCTGCCGCCTGTGCTGCGAGACCTCCGTGGTTTTTCGACCGAGCTTCCCCAGCGCATTCCCGCGACCGTCGACCGCATCAACAGACTTCCCTTTGCCGCCAAATTCAACGTCGATTCCATGATCCAGCGCGCGGAAGGGACTCTCACCGAGACCGCCAGTTATATCTTCACGTCGCTGCCTGCCTGGCTCTCGCATCTCTTCGATATCCTCACCGCCGCCTTCCTCTGCATCTACTTCATGCTTGAAGGCGAATACGCCTACCGCTACTTTCTGTCGTTGTTTCCCTACCAGCAGCGCGCCCGTCTCGACAACACCCTCCAAAAGGCCGAGCTGAAGATCAGCAAGTGGCTC
It encodes:
- a CDS encoding POTRA domain-containing protein gives rise to the protein MCAIAARCVGAFVLLCGLAFAQDIPEPAPIPSTTDGVQAPSAVINPLAVPQASKTETPEQAQQRINSSLADIGPGLSTTVWQWKGLQVGKIEFEGVTFDATDKLPGQLAQKAGEPFDPQKVRQSIRRLFASGRYRDVEVRGIRHGNEVTLIFAGSARYYVGRVTIVGVKSERLSSLLEYATKLNPGTALTRSAVQDGTDGIAETLQQQGYYQPKVSVKSVTDESGEQVNVTYTVDVGPQARIGQVEMEGPDPGLTLEQFKKTGRLKTGKKVNRDTTSNALTRLRSQYQKKDHLEAVVTLQKQSYIPVRKQLDYNFHANQGPVVRVEVEGVKLSKSRLHLLVPIYEEGTIDNDLLNEGVYNIRDYLQQRGYFDASVKVRMIGQDTPSERVVFTVDRGVKHKVVAVNIKGNKYFSTDLLRERMQVQKSNAYQRSGRYSPSLVTGDVNSIESLYRANGFDQAKVTTDVQDIDDAANGKPLKAAQIRVTYTVVEGRQQKFGSIDLAGVDPSRMTELKGSMNSQQGQPFSLVTLSGDRDAVLGYYLSHGFDQARIEVKQDNTADANKVNVVLNVTEGPQVFINHVLLSGIEKTKPKVVEKSILVHPGDPLDQSALLQTQRNLYNMALFNEVVTAVQNPSGDAPTKNVLVQLTEAKRWNVTYGFGFEAQTGTPSRGMISEASCIQLGIPLDQCNNFSQDGKAGISPRVSIDVSRINLRGSEDSVTLHGSYGLLEEIATLTFQNPHLFGAKNFSASVSGGYSNVQDITTFASSTLQGDFRVTEKLKRADTFIYDFQYRRVKVDPNSLQVSADLIPLLSQPVRVGGPAITWFHDTRSPSPLDAVKGSYTTIQAFLASAKFGSQTDFYKLDGTNSTYYEFGKQKYVLARSTRIGYEQASGENPNSGSPVCQGDLLTTNPSCDAVPLPERLYAGGASSHRGFGINAAGPRDLQTGFPVGGKAVFVNSFELRLPPPTLPYVGNSVSFVLFHDMGNVFQNANDMFPSFLRFHQPNNRTCSDVSSNVGTCSFNYFSHAVGVGARYKTPVGPIRVDFSYNLDPPVYPVIADFNNNPPHVGHAGHFNFFFSIGQSF
- a CDS encoding ThiF family adenylyltransferase produces the protein MPETSLQTVAPLPSPSAISDEDRYSRQILFPGIGAAGQHKLASAHVAVIGVGATGAASASLLARAGVGSLTLIDRDFVEPSNLQRQVLFDEADALQSLPKAEAARRKIALFNSGVFVHAHIADLVPANIAELLGPADLILDATDNFETRYLLNDYAVQQSKPWIYAAAIGAYAATMNIVPGSASPDPTACLACIFPKPPTGPVETCDTSGILATAVNLAASIQVTEALKFLTGQSRLMRRSLLSFDLWTSERSEISTSHPNPDCVVCGQRSFSHLAGEGRPHITLCGRNSVQIHEHHRPIDFAAMRDRLAPHGQVRFNELLLRFEHGPHTLTLFADGRAIIQGTTDVTLARSLYARFIGS
- a CDS encoding translocation/assembly module TamB domain-containing protein, which produces MSDAEKRPLPDRIEEKLEKKLASVKRSLGGRVAHIIAWIFAGFSVLLLVLVAVFSWYSTTPDFNQRVSKAVVNVLEDATGGRVELKSISFRLWHLAIEADGLVIHGLEGPGEAPYLSADKIQVRVKIFSFFSHVAGTGIASHISLNFLRVDHPQVHLMIDKNGKTNQPVPKHPSTSKEPVMDTLLDLKAKQIELADGVFLLNDRAIPFDMAARDLDAEVRYISSSDHYGATVDLKDLRTKLGSEPEADSTLHVEAEVGRNVAELKSLVLHTGTASNLKASASLQNFAHPDWQASVEGTLEIRQIALLSGVDGLKAGTVDLDLKGHSCNTSPVVAQKHPRFWQRLHPKSSAKPSTKVLPPDPDCAAGYLLVGSARIHKAAYRDEFVRLHDVDGSSQLHITPTELLLTALTGYLPGGGSASGELRISNWLGEVPADAPAVSPTMKAAVTTANTTAKAIGAKAPITGRMTVPPVVSAHAYLTATVNRIPLRTILDITAPENYGDLGFDTAVSGPVKMEWGGPAKDIADTFVADGTLKFSPTGIHRRGALSDVPVTGQAQAHYSGSNETVQIQSVTIQTPQSNIDGSGVLGVNEGDPLTALRVDMTVRDLDEYNQLLLTLGLEGDGKKGAAAIPVVLHGALQFNGTARGAIRDLDVKGHLQAENIEAKIGTTDALIDSLVTDAEYSPNSGILVANSTLKRGTAVLNVSGDLEPRKAVSHRGAITYEWDEGMSINAKLQLADAQMADLLQIMGQQQNVPVTGTVAAEAHVLGTLKDLNGSGHLSLTKGVAYGEPYDSAVADLTAHGQDVEVTDVQLKLHGMQVAGNGGYDMGTEHLHGHIEGQNLLLSKFDTVRQASHDVDATLSVVADANGTLKEPGLKANVKLDGIIVQGQPMGDAVAEAHTQGQTMYLTANSTMVGAKLDATGQVQLSGDYQTQAKLTLTGLDIGKPLAMFGSSAVKAQSAINGIVTVNGPLKTPKELSGTAEFNPVDVKLQGVELKAAEPLKASLRDGTATLEQIHITGQDTNLQLSGTAQLFGSTDPKGGKLNVKGSGNISMALLHTFRPDLITSGKVEFTVAAGGQVKNPSLTGKVQFDDVNVAMDGIPNGLNKMNGTLVFNEDRLQVQSLTATTGGGQLKIGGYIRYRNGLFADLTATGDVVRVRLYGLSATATTKLRLQGSSDSAQLTGTVLLTRFGIGADIDLAAFSSTGGISAPPDPNALSNKIRLDVRITSSPQLDFQNSYAKLAGTVDLTIRGTVATPSVLGRIQITDGSATFAGTKYQLQRGDIYFTNPVRIDPIIDLDATAQVENYDITVGLHGTMTNLKPTYRSEPPLGEADVFALLALGRTQEEAQIYQEKQAQAGTDPTTSALLGGALNATVSNRVEKLFGVGSVKIDPAFVGTLGNSAARITVQQQLSKQITATFATNVNSSAQQLIQLQYDLNHNMSIVVTRDESGVFSIVYKLRQRYR
- a CDS encoding peptidylprolyl isomerase, with the protein product MHSKKHNASMWWQRGGVMLVVMTALLYVPALEAQKTAVSPESPSASPGVAQGTVLDRVVAVANGDLILESDVDEEMRFEEIQPYRTADENHSRELTVRRLIDRILILQQAELEPETSVSDKELDAQLLTLRKDIPECKQYHCETDAGWEKYIGAHGFTVEEFRKRWRERMELLRFIEVRFRNGIQISDDDIKNYYEKTMLPEYAERHVTPPKLETISPRIEEVLLQQQVGNLLRDWLTSLRAQGRVRIIRPGEGAP